A window of Phragmites australis chromosome 2, lpPhrAust1.1, whole genome shotgun sequence genomic DNA:
TCAAAGGCCGCAAAGAACCAGCCAATATGACTGATCATGGTATCCCTGAGGGTTAGGCAGACATGAACTTCGGTGGCCCAGAGCAACGAGTGGAAGGGGGTGAACGCCCAACTAAGGCAATTGTAGAAATACACCTGCTGTTGTGAGTTTTCCCACGTTGTCGGCTCCAAGTCCCTTTGCACCGCGAGTACTCCCTCCTGACAAGCTGGTCAGAAATAGATCGCAAAACACGCAGGAGTTAGCTGGTCGAGTATTACTCGGCTAGCCTAAGACTACACGTGGCTTAGTATGTGGGAAGACTAACGCACCTCGAAGATTACTCTTCAAGTTCTCTCTCTCAACCGTGAACCCAAGTTCACACTCGACCATTGCTTCCTCACTACGTTGATCATTGGTGTCCTCGATGGCCGTGGTCGGGGGCTCAAAGTGAGCAAAAGGTTTAGTCAAGTCAGGGACTCTACGACAACAGCAACGACACAAGCCCATCAAggaaacaagaaaacttcattCAAGGTATGATACAAACCTAAGTTACAATCTGATATACTCTTCGATGGTCTCCACCCGGAAGAGAGACCCTACATACTCCATCGCCCCTAGCACTCCACCTGCAATTTCGCGTTGGCTTTGGGACCGACGGTCGTGACCTCCTCCCGGATGGcctcgaggttgaagttggggttgTGGCTACAGTAGCACTAGATCATGTACTTTGTCGTGTCTTTTGCCGCCTTCACCAATGACCTCTGCTGCCCGCACCACCAGGATGCCCGGgagctgggtgaacttctcCACCAGGACATGGATGGCATAGGCCCAGCCCTATGCGAACTCCTCCTTCAGCTCGTTGGCTTCGAGCTTGACGCTCCTCAAAATCCCTTGCATCGCCATGAAGGCATCCCGTAGAAATCCACGTGTTGTCCGCTCATCCTCCGTCAGCTTAGAATGCCATGCGATGAGTGCAACCTTCTCCTCTTGAAGTACGGCCTTCTCCCACTAAAATGCGGCATTCTCCTGCTGAAGCAAGGGCCTCACCTCCTTTTCTTCGGCCACCAGTCTCTCCAAATTGGCGCATTTACGATCTATCGCATCCTTCTGTGTGATCTGCTTGCTGATAGAAACAAGGAGGCTGACGACCAAGAAAAGCATATCAGAGGCAGGAGCGAGCCTCACAATAGGCTCTGCAGACGCAGGGGTCACAGGAGGTACTTTTGGCGTCGGGGCCACTATGAGCTCGAGGGTAGGAGTATCCAGCTGAGGCACCTAGGGAGGGGTCACGACTAGGGTAGAAGACATGTAGTGACAACAAATTGCGGAGCCAAGAAAGAACTCGAAGTACCTACGCCTAGCAGCAAGGCTTACCATGTGGTCGGGGGGTGAGCACAACTATCGACCTCGTGAAGCCACTGAGTTGACCAtgtgaggaggaggtcggtgTCTCACTGACACACTTGGGCGCCTTTACAGAAGCTAAATCCTCTATCGGTCTCTTCTCCCCTTGCTCAGAGGGTTAGTGTGTAGTCTGGTCACCCCCAGTTGGCCCAGGCCGAGACTAGTCGCTCCTTTGCGGGCCGATGCCACTCGCAAGACCTTTAGCCAAGGTCGACAATGGACTATAGGTAGTCTGGTCACCCCGAGCTGACACAGATCGAGGCTGGTCGCTTCTTTGCTGACAAGCATTGCTCGCAAGACTTCCTCCTGTGGTCGACGTTCAGCCCCAGGGCAGGCTGGTCGTGTCCGTGACTACATAGTTCGAAGGCGCAATAAGATGGattaggaggaggtggagctttgctATGCTGGGCATTGGGATGGAGGTCACAACAAATCTCCCTCCCTGATGCGGCTTGATCGGAGGCCTCTAGAGCCTCGTCAATGATTGGACGTGGAACGTTGGCCTAAGGGAGGCTCTGCAATGGTGCCAATTGTGAAAATCTAACTCCTAAAAAGACTCAGCGGCGGAAatttttggaaataccaaacttaccCTCCTGCATTGCGCTCTCTCCGACAGATCACACAGTGGGAGTGCACCGACCGGAGGACCGTCTTCCTCTGGGAGGCCGACATTAGGATTCAAATCCATGAGTTGATGGCATCGTTAGTGAGATCTAAATAACAGGAGAGACGTGAGAGGTCACACACCCAGACAAAAAGGCGATACCAAGGAAACGGGGGCAGGGTTACCTATGCCTCTCTCCCGGGTGACATCGCTCGGACCAGAGTACAAAAACACCAGATGTGCTCACCTCTAGAATGGGGCACAACCGGCGCTTAATGAAGTCATGGACGACGTCCGACCTCGTTAACCCGACTTCTTAAAGATGGCCAACCTGCTTGGCTAGGGTCTGTAGCTCCGGGGTAGTCGTATGCAAATTCCCCTAGTTGTTTGCAACATGCGCCGGCATGCTCGACACGCAGACGTTATCCAAGGAACTATTGGCTGCGAGGTAGAACTAATCCTCCCTCTAACCTGACCATGACAACACGAGGCCCACCTTAATGTAGGAGTTCGCGGAGCCGTCGTGAAGGCAGAACCCGCAGGTTCTGGTGGGCAGCCCAGTCACCGACCGACAAGTGTAGAAGAACCGAAAGAGATCGAGGTGACCCTAACAAAGTTCTCACATAGGTGAGCAAAAATGCTCGGCATGAGAATAAAGTTGGTGTTGAGATGAAGGTGGCAGATGTCATAGAAGGATATTATAGAGATGAAGAACTTGGAGAAGGGCGGCACGAGGCCCGCCAAGTAGAATGAGAAAAGCACGATCTCCCCTCCCCCTGGCAGGGAGCCAGCGCTCTTTGCTTGGAGCGGTGCCCCGAGGAAAGGAGGCGGGTGAGCAGACCAGCATCGTACATCATCTTCAGCCTCGCCCCGTCGCACTTAGATCTAGGGTAGGCGTCTCGCTACCGGTGTGCGCCATCATACAAAATGGTAGATGCGGTGCGGACAAGAATGGATACGGAGACGAAGGGCTCTGAGTGTGAAGGCTTGGAGGCTAAGAGAGATGACGAAAGAATTCATGGGGAACCCATGGGTACTCCTATTTGTAGGGCCTCTGCGGTATCTCAACCGTCACGGGGTCTCATCCGCGTGAAATTTGAAAGTACGCGCATGAGGAACTGAAACTTCCTCGAGCCTGGCGGCAATTAATGTTTTTCTCTCCCATATTTTCCTCTGTCTCTCtggacgtttaacctcccctcaAGATACGGTTTTCTGAGTCAACTACTAAAGTGGGCTGCATCGACGACCACTCACTAGGCAAACTTATAATCACCTAGGTTCAAGTGGTGCGACCAGACCCAACCACGATTGCATGGCATGCAGTGACCACTCCATGAACAAACTTATGATCACCTGGGGCCCAAGAGGTGCGACTAGGCTCGACTACGACGACGTGGCATGTAGTGACCATGGACCCCTACGGTGAACCGCTCAGTCCATAATATTGATGAgggagcttaggggctactaTCGATGTAATAAGTAAGAAGGTGCTCCATGAGGTGGGTCCCTCACTACTAAATGCCAATTGATAGTAGGTATTATCAAGACCACAGCCTTATCGCGTGACTAGGGCGAGACTCGTTTGACCAAGCCCCTGGTTGCAAAGCAAAATCCTACGATCAGCCTATGCTGGTCGCAAAgtaggtactcacctaaccagcCAAGTCTCATACAATGCTGCCCACTCGAATATGTTCCTTCCCCAGGTGCTCGCTTTCAACGAGGCTGGGTCGTGGGGCAACGTAGTGTTGCAGTGACCCATCTTGTAGCATTTAATGTCACAGGATAGTTTGACAGGTGAGAGTGATGGCATTCGATGATGGTACATGGCGTGCAGGATGATTAGAGCGGGGAGGGCATGCTTACCCACCCTCATGATAAGTTAGGAATAGCTAGACTTCGTCAGACGTAGATCTGTCGCCTATTTTGGCACGTTTCATTTGCATGAACATTTTTTTCCTtgatatataaaggggtgaATACCCTACTTGTAGGGACAAGAGAACACACTTTTTAATAAGTTCACccaactgtaacacccagttttaaaggaacaaaactaggtACAACCACATgcatgtcaggatcaagtttcatacatgtgttacatcatcaatgtatcatcatagtgccattattacattATTGTCAtaacttattaaaaaaaacgacctgagggtctagaagaaaaacataGCAGAAATGTAAACTCCAGCGtcagagggtcttccatcttccacatgcatCAACTGGGGGtacaccagcctagaaaaggagctaTGGGTTGAAGTCATCTCCATCAGAAGGTGTAGCATCATTGTTGTCTTCAGATTGGCAGCAAAATACGAGAGAGGAAGCaacaggtgtgagtacataatgtactctataagtgtaggaaagcatgatatggggcttaagtcaagaaataTTAAACActagtttactgcactaagcaatcTTATACTATTACTACAACcttaagtgtgaagacacaactataacaagaaGTTCAGctcattggattccatccgactactaagactcaccaggtaaacccattacctggctacccaaccaCCCAGAACCAGAACCCTAATCCCAACTAATAAAGAAGAAGTcgaagccgctcttgaccgtgagcatggctaatcgattagttttatactctgcagagtttacgcagttttccccatgagtcgtgattcccgtgttgcttcacgcTTCCAGGGTGTTGAGTCGGGGTCTTACTACAATGCATTTACAAATCTCTCGCTGACTTGTAGGCACCTACTAAGGTTTTACCGCTCATGGTGATTCCATcactacagaagccccctcttgtgcaactcaaccgtccactagtgcccacagaatcagagcgtggctaattaattggccaaattgtgcccatataagcctcgtggttgtgctgtttagcctggttacatgttcaagaactggtccttatgATTGCACACAGGAACGgccacaaaccaactgtgcatttcTCGCACATGTGCATACCCCCACCATCATCAAACATCCAACCTATTAGGAtccttataccatgttgctacaaaagattaccattACCGGTTCAtattgcataaacattagtcaagtttaactccTAACCTAACCATGATagtgactagcatatctaccttTCATTTCTCATGACTCGATCAACGGCAACAAGGATAAAGATAcaaatactagtaaaccctaaccatAGGTTTCCAAATTAGATAATCATgcatgaaggaataaataactaacacaaaaatcctaaaataggtgcaagatatTCAAGGATACTTGGTTTTTGcagagggttgctcaaagtcttcaaaaACTTAGTCCTACAGGTtcacgaactgctcacctcctaaaaCGGTATACCGAAAAACCACACAAAAGAAACTACTAATAATAGTACACAAAATAGTAAGAAACCTcagtaaaaaccctataaagaTATTCTACATGTCGCTATGAGAATCTGAGCGCAAAGaacgcctaaaacggagctacgagtAAAAAGATATAAGGTTTTGAAGGTAAAATGGCTTATTTGAAAACAAACTAAACTACATGGgctaaactataaaaagataggggctaaAAGCTTATTTAATAAAAGGCTAAGGGGTTTTCAATAAAAAGGTAGGACCTAAATCTAATATCCAAAAAGCCTAGGGTGTTTTCTGCAAAAAAGGATAGGACCATAAAAGGCTAGGGGCTTAGATACAAAGGTTAGAGGgcttaaacataattaaaaagATATCCAGGAGTTTATGCGCAAAACAGAGGCTGACTGGGCTCAGGTGGCTGAGGTGGCAGGTGATGTGGCGCCATGTGGTGCCACCTTGGATGCTTACTCGGATTATGAAGGTGCTGACTCGGTAGAACGAAGGTGTATGCATCCATCTAATCCTAATCGTACAACAAGATCGGACGGCTCCCAAAGCTCCACTGATTTCTTACAACGCTGACGGCTCAGGACGGTAGCGCCACCATGGACATCGCTGGAGGTTCGCTGGAGACGCTCGATCTAGCGCATCTAGTCATGGGTCTCAACAAGATTTACCGCAAAAGAAAGAGGAACGCACGGGGATCATCACCGAGGGGTTCGAGAAGTGCTCGGGGACGACAAGCGATGGAAAACAACGGTGGTGGTCGTTGGAGCCCCGTGAGGATGGTGCTCTGAGGTTCGTGCGATGTCTAGGAGCAGCTGGAAATCCTTCCGGTGGCCCTACGATGCCAGCAAGGGGAAAACAGGGTCAGAGGGGGCTCGGCTACTAAGAAAAATGGTGGTGGAGCTCTCACCGGAGGCGGGGATGAAGAACGTGACAATGGCACaggagcgagggagagagagcaagagcaaCCGGACGAAGTGAGGAACAAATGAACGATGCTCTAGATAGACTTAAATAGGGGGAAAAGGAGCTCGAGGAGGATGAGCGGCTCATCCGGAGCCATTTCCAAACCGGCGGCCGCCTACCTTAACTCAGCTTaaagagagaaggaaagagGGCAGGGGGGGCTAGGCGGTTTCACGTGGTGCGTAAAGGAGAGGGTGAGGATCATGTGCACGAGCTTGATTCGATGTAGGACGGCTTGGGGAGGCGCTCGGATTTCGAATCCTTGGTGAGATTTTGGGTGGGATCGTTTGAGAGAGAAGGAAAATGGAAAAGGGAGGAAGAGACTGACATGTGGGGCCCGGCTGGCAAAGAGAGAGCATGGGAAGGCAGGCCGCACACTGGCGAGCCGAGCTCAGCCCACTTGGGGAGGGAGGTGGAAGCATGAAGCAACAGGGCTCCGGCCCAAGCCAAAAAAGAAACACGACCCGAGGGAGAGagaacaagagggagagaggggaaagTGGGCTGGGCTTAGCTAGGAATCAACCAAGGAGGATTCAGGATTTAGAAAATgggttttcttatttttaaacgATTTTCACAAAGAGCTATCAAACGAGCgttttttagcaaaattttgcaaatatttttcacacaCAAAAACTTGATACAACTACTACAACATcaatgcatcaaacataaatgtaacatatgtcaaatttaaatttagaaattaatttctttctaaattcaaacaaaatctaCTACTCCTATTacattttagcaaaattttaagCTATTGAGAAAATTGGTAAATTTAGGTGTTATACCAACTCATAAGATAATATACAGGATGTAAGACTATTATCCCACAAGAGGCTTAATCTGGATAAGTTCTTATATTCTTGAGTCCAGTTTGATATACATACACTAGAAATATATATCAACGCGTTCATCATTCGGTATACCCGAATTCATTATCAGAAATCATTCTCGACATGTCCCCGATAGTTTCAGATCCGAAGGGAGTAGTTCGATAGGAAAACGGGCCTACGGGGCATGGATCGGGTCCCAACCCAAACCAAGGTCGGATGTGGATGTGTTTATGTACCCACAGGTGCCCCTAAAACCCAAAGTTTCATGGGCCACAACCCTATGACCCGGCAGTGGGATTGCAACCTCCTCCTTACAGAGGGAGCGTGTGTTGGGTGGTATGTGTGGGCGCAAGCAGCATGTGTGGGTGTAACTGTGGGAGGACAGCGTGGGGCTATATGACCCTGTTGAAAAAAACTCTCGTGAGACTCCATCTCGTAATTTAATGATTGGACAGAAAAAGAGAGGATGGATACATGTTATCATATGAGATAAGTTTTTTATAAAACAGAATTGTATAAAATTTGCTTACGATATTAGAGGATAAGCCATGAAAAAAAACAGATATAAATCTAGCCATCTCCTTCAGGATCTCGGATCCCGTAGAGGCGGAGACCAAGGTTAGTTTTACAGCCGGTAAATATTTCGGGCGAGTCGAATTTGCTATGTCTCGAGTCGCGTCTCGTGGGAACACATCCACGTCTCCTCCCCTACGGCCACGAGCGGGACGCGGTTTGGCCACCTTCGCCGAAGCTTCCCTTCCCCTCTCCGCGGCTGCGTCCGCACCGCACTCCGGCCTTGACAGTTTGACGTCGAACGTACACCGACAAGTCACCGACCAAGTCACGACTGTCACTCCTCCATACTGGTCGAGCAACCAATTCGGGCGGACCGCGCCATCGTTGCATCGATAAAACCCCTCGGCACACGCTCCGTCTCCACTCCATTTCACATCTCTCCTCCGGCAGCACACGAAATCAAAAGAAGGGGAACGGAGTAGAGCAAGGCCATGGAGAGCTACGACCGCGAGTTCTGGCAATTCAGCGACCAGCTGCGCCTGCAGACCGCGGGCTTGTCCGCCCTCTCTCTCGGCGACTCCATCTGGTCCCCTGCCGCCGACCGCCACAACGCCGACCCGGCGGCCAGCCTCTTCAGCTCAGCGGACCCCTtccgctccgccgccgccaagaACAGCAACCTCAACGACAGCGGCCCCGGCCTCATCGGCTCCGGCAAGCTCGCCTtcggcgccaccaccaccagcaagGCCGACCGATACAAcaacctccccgccgccgccgacaagGCCCTCTACAGCAACAACTTGAACAAAGGCAGCGGCTATGCCAAGAACATCATCGACAGCAACAACATCTTTGCGTTCAGCAAGATGGGGAGCTACAACTACAACAGCAATAACAGTGACCGCGGGGAGGTGAAGAGCTACTTCAACAAGTCAGCCGGGAGGCCGGCGAGCAACAACAACCACCACCAAGCCGGCAAGAAGGCCGCCGGCGGGGACTATGGCAAGAAGAAGCACGCCAAGAACGAGAGCAACAACGGCAACGGCGCGGGGACGGACAAGAGGTTCAAGACGCTGCCGGAGTCGGAGGCGCTGCCGAGGGGCGAGGCCGTCGGCGGCTACATCTTCGTCTGCAACAACGACACCATGGACGAGAACCTCCGGAGGGAGCTCTTCGGTAACTAATCACTAATAACCGCATCCActcccctcccttcctcctTTCCGAAGTTGCAATACATACAAGCATGCTAATTTTCTATGTATGATGTTTGTTGATTAAACTGCTCGAGAATTTTATCTCAGGTAGTAGCGCCTCCTAAGTTACGATTCTTTCTTCACTATTCTTGTTTCTTCAATCCTATGTGAAGTCTTGaactgaaaaggaaataaaagaaagaaagaaaagaaatcttGAGCTGAACAAAAGCGATGATGGGAGTGACACGGTTGTGTTGGTGCAGGATTGCCGTCGAGGTACAGGGATTCTGTGAGGGCGATCAGACCAGGGCTGCCCCTCTTCCTCTACAACTACTCCACCCATCAGCTCCACGGAATCTTCGAGGTACTGTACTGCTTGTTGTAAATAAGGTTTCTTTTCTCGCCGATTTGTAGATTCGACCAACTGCTTGCTCCTGCTCATCCCATCGCCTTTGTGCAACATTGTTCAGGCCGCGAGCTTCGGCGGGACAAACATCGACCCGACGGCGTGGGAGGACAAGAAGTGCCCCGGCGAGTCCCGCTTCCCTGCGCAGGTACCAGCCCTGCTCACCAAACTTGCTCGGGCTTCTGGTCATGGTAGATGATCGATTTGCTCATGAACCACTAGCTTTACTTTTACACTTGAGCTGTTCAACACCAACATCGTACCCACAAGAGCTAGATTCATGGTCGTgtacatgtattttttatttcccTTCGAGAAACGCCGTGTAGAGTCTAGATTAGTCGACGATGGGCAGAGCTTGCTAGCGACTGCCAAACTAACCACCTCACCAGTCTGAGCCAGGTCGGCCGGTTGGTTGGGCAGTCGGAGACCGACGCGACACCCAGATGATACAAACGCTAAAACCTGTTCACTTGATTGCGTCGCGTGCCCTATCTAATAAAGTAGCAAGTCAACAAATTTGGTGTGAATCTAA
This region includes:
- the LOC133904252 gene encoding B2 protein-like, with translation MESYDREFWQFSDQLRLQTAGLSALSLGDSIWSPAADRHNADPAASLFSSADPFRSAAAKNSNLNDSGPGLIGSGKLAFGATTTSKADRYNNLPAAADKALYSNNLNKGSGYAKNIIDSNNIFAFSKMGSYNYNSNNSDRGEVKSYFNKSAGRPASNNNHHQAGKKAAGGDYGKKKHAKNESNNGNGAGTDKRFKTLPESEALPRGEAVGGYIFVCNNDTMDENLRRELFGLPSRYRDSVRAIRPGLPLFLYNYSTHQLHGIFEAASFGGTNIDPTAWEDKKCPGESRFPAQVRVATRKIYDPLEEDAFRPILHHYDGPKFRLELSVTEALALLDIFAENDDA